From one Bacillus sp. (in: firmicutes) genomic stretch:
- a CDS encoding DEAD/DEAH box helicase: MWKRKQLNDVIQKLKTSPEFKNQIVYWHTIEEKTAKTVPFPESLHPSLKEALLDRGIQALYTHQRTAYETALQGKSFVAVTPTASGKTLCYNLPVIQSLAKNPNGRALYMFPTKALAQDQKSELNELIEAAQLSLNCYTYDGDTAANIRQRVRKSGHIVITNPDMLHSAILPHHTKWVSLFENLQYVVIDELHIYRGVFGSHVANVIRRLKRICQFYGSNPIFICTSATIANPKQLAEELTETEMVLIDNNGAPQGRKHFVFYNPPIINKPLNIRKSAVLEVRKLATEFLKEKIQTIVFARSRVRVEIILTYLQELIKKEIGEKAIQGYRGGYLPTQRRKIEHGLRNGDIIGVVSTNALELGVDIGQLQVCIMTGYPGTIASAWQQAGRAGRRQGESLVIMVATSSPLDQYIVQHPEYFFQQTPETARINPNNLIILIDHIKCAAYELPFKEGETFGSVEVTEMLEFLTEEKVLHFHEGKWHWMNAAFPAHNISLRSASQENVVIIDQTMPGNTKVIGEMDRFSAMTLLHEEAIYLHQGVQYQVEKLDWEEKKAFVRQVDVDYFTDANLAVQLNVLEVDKEEPMCFADIGYGDVAVRAMATIFKKIKFDTHENIGSGPIHLPEEELHTNGTWLSFRTSLAEWNNDRLEYGLIGVSHALKSIIPLFVMCDPQDIYVVPQVKAVHNERPTIFVYDRYPGGIGLSENVYSQMESILKETIRFIQTCPCEQGCPSCIGMDVTSNTAKSDAIGLLSLLLHGKVQPEVDSWM, encoded by the coding sequence ATGTGGAAAAGAAAACAGCTGAACGATGTTATTCAAAAGTTGAAGACAAGTCCGGAATTTAAGAATCAAATCGTTTATTGGCATACAATAGAGGAAAAAACGGCAAAAACGGTTCCTTTTCCAGAATCGCTCCATCCTTCACTAAAAGAAGCGCTGCTAGACAGAGGTATTCAAGCGCTGTATACGCATCAGCGAACAGCCTATGAAACTGCCTTACAAGGAAAAAGTTTTGTCGCGGTGACTCCAACTGCTTCCGGAAAAACACTTTGTTATAATCTTCCAGTTATTCAATCGTTAGCTAAAAATCCAAATGGTCGAGCCCTATATATGTTTCCAACCAAAGCGTTAGCTCAAGACCAAAAAAGTGAACTAAATGAATTGATCGAAGCGGCTCAATTATCTCTCAACTGTTATACGTATGATGGTGATACGGCCGCTAATATTAGGCAAAGGGTACGGAAGTCAGGACACATTGTCATCACCAATCCAGACATGCTTCATTCAGCTATTTTACCCCACCATACGAAGTGGGTTTCCTTATTTGAAAACCTCCAATATGTTGTTATCGATGAGTTACATATTTATCGTGGGGTATTCGGTTCTCATGTTGCTAATGTCATCCGTCGGTTGAAACGAATTTGTCAATTCTATGGAAGTAATCCAATATTTATTTGTACGTCGGCCACGATTGCCAATCCAAAACAACTAGCGGAAGAACTGACCGAAACGGAAATGGTTTTAATTGATAATAACGGTGCTCCCCAAGGAAGAAAGCATTTTGTGTTTTATAACCCGCCGATCATCAATAAACCGTTAAATATCCGAAAAAGTGCAGTATTAGAAGTTCGAAAATTAGCCACTGAATTTTTGAAAGAAAAAATTCAAACAATCGTTTTTGCTAGGAGTCGTGTACGGGTTGAAATTATTTTGACATATTTACAAGAGCTTATTAAAAAAGAGATTGGGGAAAAAGCGATTCAAGGGTATCGTGGCGGCTATTTACCAACTCAAAGGAGAAAAATAGAACATGGATTAAGAAATGGGGATATAATTGGCGTGGTTAGTACAAATGCGCTTGAATTAGGGGTTGATATTGGTCAATTGCAAGTTTGTATTATGACTGGATACCCCGGGACGATTGCAAGTGCTTGGCAGCAAGCTGGACGAGCGGGACGGAGACAAGGAGAGTCATTAGTTATCATGGTTGCCACTTCATCTCCTCTTGACCAATATATTGTTCAGCACCCGGAATATTTCTTTCAACAAACTCCTGAAACGGCGCGCATTAATCCAAACAATTTAATCATATTGATTGACCATATCAAGTGTGCAGCGTATGAGCTTCCTTTTAAAGAAGGAGAAACGTTCGGAAGCGTTGAAGTCACGGAGATGCTAGAGTTTTTAACAGAAGAAAAAGTACTGCATTTTCACGAAGGAAAATGGCATTGGATGAACGCTGCTTTTCCGGCTCACAATATAAGTCTTCGTTCGGCGTCCCAAGAAAACGTTGTTATTATCGATCAAACCATGCCCGGAAATACAAAAGTAATTGGGGAAATGGACCGATTTAGTGCCATGACATTGCTCCATGAAGAAGCGATCTATTTACATCAAGGGGTGCAATATCAAGTAGAAAAATTAGATTGGGAAGAAAAGAAAGCGTTTGTCCGTCAAGTGGATGTGGACTATTTTACCGATGCGAATTTAGCCGTCCAATTAAATGTGTTAGAAGTAGATAAGGAAGAACCGATGTGCTTTGCCGATATAGGTTATGGGGATGTGGCGGTAAGAGCAATGGCGACGATTTTTAAAAAAATTAAGTTTGATACACATGAAAATATTGGTTCAGGCCCTATTCATTTACCAGAAGAAGAACTGCACACGAATGGTACGTGGCTTTCATTTCGTACGTCGCTAGCAGAATGGAACAATGATCGTTTGGAATACGGGTTAATTGGTGTGTCACATGCGTTAAAGTCCATTATTCCGCTTTTTGTGATGTGTGACCCACAAGATATTTATGTTGTTCCTCAAGTTAAAGCAGTGCATAATGAACGACCGACAATCTTTGTTTACGACCGATATCCAGGTGGTATTGGTTTGAGCGAGAATGTGTATAGTCAAATGGAGTCTATTTTAAAAGAAACGATCCGATTTATTCAAACTTGTCCTTGCGAACAAGGATGCCCGTCATGTATCGGAATGGACGTCACTTCCAATACCGCCAAAAGCGATGCGATAGGCCTCCTTTCTTTATTGCTGCATGGTAAGGTACAGCCAGAAGTTGATTCATGGATGTAA
- a CDS encoding Hsp20/alpha crystallin family protein, producing MGKLPEDSKHPFAGHPLGDLMKSMNDFFHERPIKGLLQSMDEFFQSPFPFGGFPIELDETENEHIVVASLPGVNKEQIQIDVFQNYLTITVQNMELVQQENDKKEVIHRRRTMRKSTRTIPLTSYIDPKTIRASYQNGQLKIYIPKEKGTSIRIADE from the coding sequence ATGGGAAAATTACCTGAAGATTCCAAACATCCCTTTGCTGGTCATCCGCTTGGTGATTTGATGAAGTCAATGAACGATTTTTTTCACGAACGACCCATTAAAGGCTTGTTGCAAAGCATGGACGAATTTTTTCAATCCCCTTTTCCATTTGGCGGATTTCCAATCGAATTAGATGAAACAGAAAACGAACATATTGTAGTAGCTTCGTTACCTGGCGTGAACAAAGAACAGATTCAAATCGATGTCTTTCAAAATTATTTAACAATTACCGTTCAAAATATGGAACTTGTTCAGCAAGAAAACGACAAAAAGGAAGTCATTCATCGACGGCGCACAATGAGAAAATCTACACGTACCATTCCGCTTACTTCTTATATCGATCCAAAAACGATTCGGGCATCCTATCAAAACGGTCAATTAAAGATATATATTCCAAAAGAAAAAGGTACTTCTATTCGAATTGCTGATGAGTGA
- a CDS encoding YppG family protein translates to MMPNIPNYGMTALGTQPHVPSQPLHEQIFQNPLQPDDEWTYSYEPMDGPQYANPYPIGGFVKPPPSGFQSVLKSFKSQDGTFDLNKVMNTTGQMMNAVSQFSSLVKGFGSIFKT, encoded by the coding sequence ATGATGCCAAACATACCTAATTATGGCATGACCGCTCTTGGTACGCAACCACACGTTCCATCCCAACCGTTACATGAACAAATTTTTCAAAATCCATTGCAACCTGATGACGAATGGACGTACAGTTATGAACCAATGGATGGACCGCAATATGCTAATCCATACCCGATTGGCGGATTCGTTAAACCACCTCCTAGTGGCTTTCAATCCGTATTAAAATCATTTAAATCACAAGATGGAACATTTGATTTAAACAAAGTGATGAATACAACCGGACAAATGATGAACGCCGTCTCTCAATTTTCTTCTCTTGTAAAAGGATTTGGTAGTATCTTTAAAACATAG
- a CDS encoding YppE family protein, translated as MESNQLHYLTEQLINACAKMEAIFTEVKRTDEQRDFFHEVKPFADNVHQLLAQWNDLALPWVQQYRPKHIFPQQLITTKEHMEKLAVEVFYPTSSWKRLKSTLQSCLYILHRVKEALERQSK; from the coding sequence ATGGAAAGTAACCAACTACATTATCTGACCGAACAGCTTATTAATGCCTGTGCAAAAATGGAAGCCATTTTTACAGAAGTAAAAAGAACGGATGAACAAAGAGACTTTTTCCATGAAGTAAAACCGTTTGCCGATAATGTTCATCAACTTTTGGCACAATGGAATGACTTAGCCTTGCCATGGGTACAACAGTACCGACCGAAGCATATATTTCCGCAACAACTGATCACGACGAAAGAACATATGGAAAAGTTAGCGGTAGAAGTTTTTTATCCAACAAGTAGCTGGAAGCGTTTGAAAAGTACGTTGCAATCATGTCTATACATATTACACCGTGTAAAAGAGGCTTTAGAAAGGCAAAGTAAATAG
- a CDS encoding DUF2515 domain-containing protein, with protein sequence MDKNPLFLGLLQEISPFSHPSIFIQLIKNETTRLNQDNISRTVSYQNFYFLHPDIEWSFLASMVSRNAGWNMCDLQSEPFQKALQKHVRREIFLTYEKANWLIFQDAYPQLLIYHLSSILGQPLFHLLPALRVSAFMKKEWERYWKTKDRKRLVYALIINEQHVIEQPVIKHPYYQRGVFHRLFFLLQDRLHFSSVLFPTLTGRLYGANVSHFSNVNQRIKLGKCLYHILFHPLLIEKFMHFAIETKHTGSRHDYEQFGRFSSAFFTPKLREVYPPEKHHIHEIKDWSNEKNIRQAWFNNPKVSETYDITKWFDGKRKQLLWGLHLLKISSDIKKIGPSNGPNGN encoded by the coding sequence ATGGACAAAAATCCTCTTTTTCTCGGATTATTACAAGAAATCTCCCCTTTTAGTCATCCTTCAATCTTCATCCAACTAATCAAGAACGAAACAACTCGATTAAATCAAGATAACATTTCCCGTACCGTCAGTTATCAAAACTTTTATTTTTTACACCCAGATATCGAGTGGTCGTTTTTAGCGTCAATGGTGTCACGAAATGCAGGATGGAATATGTGTGATTTACAGTCGGAACCTTTTCAAAAAGCTTTACAAAAACACGTTCGAAGAGAAATTTTTTTAACGTATGAAAAAGCGAATTGGCTCATTTTTCAAGATGCATATCCTCAATTGTTAATCTATCATTTGTCTTCGATTCTTGGACAACCACTATTTCATTTACTCCCGGCGCTTCGCGTTTCCGCATTTATGAAAAAAGAATGGGAACGGTATTGGAAAACAAAAGATCGAAAACGACTTGTGTATGCATTAATTATCAATGAACAACACGTCATTGAACAACCAGTAATTAAGCACCCGTATTATCAACGTGGCGTATTTCATCGCTTATTTTTTCTTTTACAAGATCGTCTTCATTTTAGTTCCGTTTTATTTCCGACATTAACGGGTAGGTTGTATGGTGCTAATGTGTCCCATTTTTCTAATGTGAATCAACGGATTAAATTAGGTAAGTGTCTTTACCACATTTTATTTCATCCATTACTAATTGAAAAGTTTATGCATTTTGCTATCGAAACGAAACATACAGGATCACGACATGATTATGAACAATTTGGGCGTTTTTCGTCTGCTTTTTTCACTCCAAAACTTCGTGAGGTATATCCACCAGAAAAACACCATATTCACGAAATAAAGGATTGGTCCAACGAAAAAAATATTCGACAGGCATGGTTTAACAATCCAAAAGTAAGTGAAACGTATGATATTACAAAATGGTTTGACGGTAAGCGAAAGCAACTATTATGGGGGTTGCATTTGTTGAAAATATCTTCTGACATAAAAAAAATTGGCCCTTCAAATGGGCCAAATGGGAATTAA
- the recU gene encoding Holliday junction resolvase RecU, producing MEFHYPNGRKYGRPSSSSHFKNEAMKKHSYSNRGMTLEEDLNVTNEYYREQGIAIIHKKPTPVQIVQVHYPKRSAAVITEAYFKQPSTTDYNGVYKGKYIDFEAKETQSETSFPLRNFHEHQISHIEQVLKHGGISFVIIRFKSSDELYLLEGCHLLSFWARMVDGGRKSISKKELNEKGHLIPLKLAPRIDYLRIVDELYFS from the coding sequence ATGGAATTTCATTATCCGAATGGGCGGAAATACGGTCGGCCATCCTCATCATCTCATTTTAAAAATGAAGCGATGAAAAAACATTCTTACAGTAATCGAGGAATGACCCTCGAAGAAGATTTAAACGTAACGAATGAATATTATCGTGAACAAGGAATTGCGATCATTCATAAAAAGCCGACGCCCGTACAAATTGTACAAGTTCATTATCCAAAGCGTAGTGCAGCTGTTATAACCGAAGCGTACTTTAAACAGCCATCAACAACGGACTATAACGGTGTATATAAAGGAAAATATATTGATTTTGAAGCAAAAGAAACCCAGAGTGAAACCTCTTTTCCGTTGCGAAATTTTCACGAGCATCAAATTTCGCATATTGAACAAGTGCTCAAGCATGGGGGAATTAGTTTTGTCATCATTCGATTTAAATCATCCGATGAATTATATTTATTGGAGGGATGTCATCTTTTATCGTTTTGGGCAAGAATGGTAGATGGAGGCCGAAAATCGATTTCCAAAAAGGAACTAAATGAGAAAGGACATCTCATTCCATTGAAGCTAGCTCCACGGATTGATTACTTACGAATTGTGGACGAGCTCTATTTTTCATAA
- a CDS encoding PBP1A family penicillin-binding protein has translation MSQQYKSREERKKLQGIKRKNQKRGKKLVFRLIFMLFLLGVIGAIGGGITAAYYISQAPPLDETLLKDPIASEIYDKDGNFITRIGTEKRKYVEYDDIPKLVEDAILATEDNRFYKHHGIDLIRLGGAVIANITEGFGSEGASTLTQQVVKNSFLSDEKTIKRKIQEAWLAYQLEQNYSKEEIFEMYVNKIYMSEGIHGIATAANYYYGKELNDLKLHEAALLAGMPQAPNRYNPYNNPEAAEKRRNTVLYLMYKHGRITKEEMEAAKQIPVTEGLLSEESHVASNKYEAFIDLVIEEVEALGNYNVFSDGLKIYTTLEPEAQEFVEKMLTNDGMIPFPDDKMQAGIALIDTKTGEIRAVGGSREKDVKRGFNYAVDAKRQPGSTIKPILDYGPAIEYLQWSTYHQIVDEPYTYKDGTPIRNYDGSYQGQMTIRKALYLSRNIPALKAMQAVGLEKSREFGEKLGLHFENFYESYSIGGMGEGVSPLEMAGAYAAFGNNGFYTKPYAVKKIVLRDGETEINTTPETTVAMKDYTAYMITDMLKDVLTVGTGQKARVSGVPIAGKTGTTNYSAEERQKYNITNSKAAPDIWFVGYSTNYTAAVWTGYEKRSDPILPKDQKLAQYIFKTLMTEVSKGKDNPDFKKPSSVVEVPVEVGSNPPMLASEYTPKEEIVYELFVRGTEPTEVSKKYDKLEAPFNIQAKYHEEEHEIILTWDYEINEEEEIPVEFEVSVSLDEGPKQVLTTTKEMGLNITNPINGGVYTFYITAIRGEQRSEERSVTIQIPDKTKELFDDDEDEDEDDDEKPSKDKNQQDDSPSSPPDGENPPSDGTNDIIDSLIPNPDRQNGSPSN, from the coding sequence ATGTCACAACAATATAAATCGAGAGAAGAGCGTAAAAAACTACAAGGAATAAAACGTAAAAACCAAAAGAGAGGAAAAAAACTAGTGTTTCGTCTCATTTTTATGCTATTCCTTTTAGGGGTAATTGGAGCAATTGGTGGAGGAATCACCGCTGCTTATTATATTAGTCAAGCCCCCCCTTTAGATGAAACTTTACTAAAAGATCCAATTGCATCTGAGATTTATGACAAAGATGGGAATTTTATTACTCGAATTGGGACAGAAAAACGAAAATATGTGGAATATGACGATATTCCAAAGTTAGTGGAGGATGCGATTTTAGCAACCGAAGATAACCGTTTTTACAAGCATCATGGAATCGACCTTATACGTTTAGGAGGAGCGGTGATTGCTAATATTACCGAAGGGTTTGGTTCCGAAGGAGCAAGTACGTTAACACAACAAGTAGTTAAAAATTCGTTTTTATCTGATGAAAAAACGATTAAACGTAAAATACAAGAGGCATGGTTAGCTTACCAGTTAGAGCAAAACTATTCAAAAGAAGAAATTTTTGAAATGTATGTTAACAAAATATACATGTCAGAAGGCATTCACGGAATTGCAACCGCTGCAAATTATTATTATGGAAAAGAATTAAATGATCTCAAGCTGCATGAAGCAGCTTTATTGGCAGGAATGCCTCAAGCGCCGAACCGCTATAATCCATACAACAATCCAGAAGCGGCAGAAAAACGGCGAAATACTGTGTTGTATTTAATGTATAAGCACGGTCGTATTACGAAAGAAGAAATGGAAGCGGCGAAGCAAATTCCGGTAACAGAAGGACTCCTGAGTGAAGAGTCCCATGTAGCAAGTAATAAATACGAGGCATTTATCGACTTAGTAATTGAAGAAGTCGAAGCGTTAGGTAATTATAACGTATTTTCCGATGGTCTAAAAATTTATACAACGTTAGAACCAGAAGCACAAGAATTCGTGGAAAAAATGTTGACGAACGACGGGATGATTCCATTCCCTGACGACAAAATGCAAGCAGGTATCGCGTTGATTGATACAAAAACGGGTGAAATTCGCGCTGTAGGAGGCTCTCGAGAAAAAGACGTCAAACGGGGATTTAATTATGCTGTCGATGCGAAACGCCAGCCTGGTTCAACAATCAAGCCGATTTTAGACTATGGTCCGGCCATTGAATATTTACAATGGAGCACGTACCACCAAATCGTCGATGAACCGTATACGTATAAAGACGGAACGCCAATTCGCAACTATGATGGGTCATATCAAGGACAAATGACCATTCGAAAAGCCCTATACCTTTCTCGTAATATACCAGCATTAAAAGCGATGCAAGCGGTCGGTCTTGAAAAATCACGGGAATTTGGTGAAAAACTCGGCTTACATTTCGAAAACTTTTATGAATCTTATTCCATTGGTGGAATGGGAGAAGGAGTTTCACCGCTCGAAATGGCAGGTGCATACGCTGCGTTTGGGAATAACGGTTTTTATACAAAACCATATGCTGTGAAAAAAATCGTTTTACGCGACGGAGAAACAGAAATTAATACAACGCCGGAAACGACAGTCGCCATGAAAGATTATACGGCATACATGATTACCGATATGTTAAAAGACGTGTTAACGGTAGGAACTGGTCAAAAGGCGCGTGTTTCTGGTGTTCCGATAGCCGGGAAAACAGGTACAACAAACTATTCTGCTGAAGAAAGACAAAAATACAACATTACAAACAGTAAAGCGGCACCGGATATTTGGTTTGTTGGGTATTCAACGAATTATACAGCTGCTGTATGGACCGGGTATGAAAAAAGAAGTGACCCGATCCTACCAAAAGATCAAAAATTAGCCCAATACATTTTCAAAACATTAATGACGGAAGTTTCGAAAGGAAAAGATAATCCTGACTTTAAAAAGCCATCATCTGTCGTTGAAGTCCCTGTTGAAGTCGGCTCCAACCCGCCAATGCTTGCGAGCGAATATACACCGAAAGAAGAAATTGTGTACGAATTATTCGTTCGTGGAACGGAACCAACAGAAGTATCCAAAAAATATGACAAACTAGAAGCGCCGTTCAATATTCAAGCTAAATACCATGAAGAAGAACACGAAATTATCTTAACGTGGGATTATGAAATAAATGAAGAGGAAGAGATTCCTGTTGAATTTGAAGTTAGTGTATCCCTTGATGAAGGACCAAAACAAGTGTTAACGACGACGAAAGAAATGGGATTAAACATTACGAACCCAATTAATGGTGGCGTATATACATTCTATATCACGGCTATTCGTGGCGAACAACGAAGTGAAGAAAGATCCGTCACGATTCAAATTCCAGATAAAACGAAAGAACTTTTTGATGATGACGAAGACGAAGACGAAGATGATGATGAGAAGCCATCGAAAGATAAAAATCAACAGGACGACTCACCATCCTCTCCGCCAGACGGAGAAAATCCTCCATCGGATGGAACGAACGATATTATTGACTCACTAATCCCTAATCCGGATCGACAAAACGGTTCACCAAGTAACTAA
- the nth gene encoding endonuclease III, translated as MLNKQQIRHCLDVMGEMFPDAHCELNHSNPFELLIAVVLSAQCTDALVNKVTKKLFQKYKTPEDYIKVPVEELQNDIRSIGLYRNKAKNIQKLCQTLIDSYRGEVPKDRDTLMTLPGVGRKTANVVVSVAFGIPAIAVDTHVERVSKRLGICRWKDSVLEVEKTLMKKVPKEEWAITHHRMIFFGRYHCKAQNPQCPVCPLNDLCREGKKRLKKVKEA; from the coding sequence ATGTTAAACAAACAACAAATTCGTCATTGTTTAGATGTCATGGGAGAAATGTTTCCAGATGCCCATTGCGAACTTAACCATTCTAATCCATTTGAATTATTAATTGCCGTTGTTTTGTCTGCTCAATGTACAGATGCATTAGTAAATAAAGTAACGAAAAAATTGTTCCAAAAATATAAAACACCAGAAGACTACATCAAAGTACCGGTAGAAGAACTACAAAATGACATTCGGTCAATCGGTCTATATCGTAATAAAGCAAAAAATATTCAAAAGCTATGTCAAACATTAATTGACTCCTATAGGGGAGAAGTACCAAAAGATCGTGATACATTAATGACTTTACCTGGAGTGGGACGAAAAACAGCAAATGTTGTTGTTTCTGTCGCCTTTGGTATTCCAGCGATTGCCGTTGATACGCATGTGGAACGTGTAAGTAAACGTCTAGGTATTTGTCGTTGGAAAGATTCTGTTTTAGAAGTGGAAAAAACGTTAATGAAAAAAGTCCCGAAAGAAGAGTGGGCTATTACTCATCACCGAATGATTTTCTTTGGTCGTTATCATTGTAAAGCCCAAAACCCACAATGTCCCGTTTGTCCGTTAAACGATTTATGTCGTGAAGGAAAGAAAAGGCTAAAAAAAGTGAAGGAGGCATAA
- a CDS encoding DnaD domain-containing protein: MEKELLISMMNDGMVQFPHLLLSYYTTLGLNEKELVLIMHVHASIQKGNPFPTPEQLASQMTISEEECTVLLRHLVQKGFLSIEDYYTSDQIRYEAYSLKPLWYQLIECHLRQNTKQNKIELTQKETDLYTVFEQEFGRPLSPIECETLAIWMDQDHHDPSIIKAALREAVMSGKLNFRYIDRILFEWKKNGIHTIEQARIYGQKFRERKKGVPLDEKRTKKLPLYNWLEQ, encoded by the coding sequence ATGGAGAAAGAGTTACTGATTTCGATGATGAACGATGGGATGGTACAATTCCCTCATTTGTTGTTGTCGTACTATACAACCCTTGGGTTGAACGAAAAAGAATTAGTGTTAATTATGCACGTTCACGCTTCTATTCAAAAAGGGAATCCATTCCCAACACCTGAACAGTTGGCATCCCAAATGACTATAAGTGAAGAAGAGTGCACGGTTCTTCTTCGTCATCTTGTTCAAAAAGGGTTTCTTTCAATTGAGGATTATTATACATCTGACCAAATTCGATACGAAGCTTATTCCTTGAAGCCACTTTGGTACCAATTGATTGAATGTCATTTGCGCCAAAACACGAAACAAAATAAAATAGAACTTACCCAGAAAGAAACGGATTTATATACCGTTTTCGAGCAAGAGTTTGGTCGTCCGTTGTCACCGATTGAATGTGAGACATTAGCCATTTGGATGGATCAAGATCACCATGACCCAAGTATTATTAAAGCGGCTTTACGGGAAGCCGTGATGTCAGGAAAGCTCAATTTTCGTTATATTGATCGGATATTATTTGAATGGAAGAAAAATGGAATTCATACGATCGAGCAAGCCAGAATTTATGGACAAAAGTTTCGCGAGAGAAAAAAAGGAGTGCCACTAGATGAAAAACGAACGAAAAAACTTCCTTTGTACAATTGGCTAGAACAATAA
- the asnS gene encoding asparagine--tRNA ligase — MKTTIAEVHKYVGQEVTIGAWLANKRSSGKIAFLQLRDGSGFIQGVVVKSEVDEEVFAKAKSITQETSLYVMGVVQEDSRSPFGYELHVRDIDIIHESVDFPITPKEHGTEFLMDHRHLWLRSRRQHAIMKIRNEIIRATYEFFNERGFVKVDPPILTGSAPEGTTELFHTKYFDEDAYLSQSGQLYMEAAAMALGKVFSFGPTFRAEKSKTRRHLIEFWMIEPEMAFYEFEDNLKVQEEYVSHIVQSVLKNCQLELQRLGRDTSKLEQVKAPFPRITYDEAIQLLHEKGFDDIKWGDDFGAPHETAIAESFDKPVFITHYPTELKPFYMQPDPNRPEVVLCADLIAPEGYGEIIGGSERIHDYNLLKQRLEEHNLPLDAYQWYLELRQYGSVPHSGFGLGLERTVAWISGVEHVRETIPFPRLLNRLYP; from the coding sequence GTGAAAACAACAATTGCAGAAGTGCATAAATATGTCGGACAAGAAGTCACGATTGGAGCTTGGCTGGCAAATAAACGTTCAAGCGGTAAAATTGCCTTTTTACAATTGCGTGATGGCTCTGGCTTTATTCAAGGGGTCGTTGTTAAAAGCGAAGTCGATGAAGAGGTTTTTGCGAAAGCTAAATCCATCACCCAAGAAACTTCTCTTTATGTAATGGGTGTAGTACAAGAAGATAGTCGTTCACCATTTGGTTATGAGCTACACGTTCGTGACATTGACATCATTCATGAATCGGTAGATTTCCCAATTACACCGAAGGAACATGGGACCGAGTTTTTAATGGACCATCGCCATTTATGGCTACGTTCCCGTCGTCAACATGCCATAATGAAAATTCGAAATGAAATTATTCGAGCTACGTACGAATTCTTTAACGAGCGAGGTTTCGTAAAAGTCGACCCACCTATCTTAACAGGAAGTGCTCCTGAAGGAACAACAGAGCTATTCCATACAAAATATTTTGATGAAGATGCTTATCTGTCTCAATCAGGTCAGTTATATATGGAAGCTGCGGCGATGGCGTTAGGAAAAGTGTTCTCGTTTGGTCCAACCTTCCGTGCAGAAAAATCAAAAACCCGTCGTCATTTAATTGAGTTTTGGATGATTGAACCGGAAATGGCGTTTTATGAATTTGAAGACAATTTAAAAGTTCAAGAAGAATATGTATCCCATATTGTTCAATCGGTACTCAAAAATTGTCAATTAGAACTTCAGCGCTTAGGTCGTGATACATCCAAGTTGGAGCAAGTGAAAGCTCCGTTCCCACGTATTACGTACGATGAGGCGATTCAGCTTCTTCATGAAAAAGGATTCGATGATATTAAGTGGGGAGACGATTTCGGTGCACCTCACGAAACGGCAATTGCTGAAAGTTTCGATAAACCGGTCTTTATTACCCATTACCCAACAGAGTTAAAACCGTTCTACATGCAGCCAGATCCAAATCGTCCTGAAGTTGTGTTATGCGCCGATTTAATTGCTCCTGAAGGATACGGAGAAATTATCGGTGGTTCCGAACGTATTCACGATTATAATTTACTCAAACAACGTCTCGAGGAACATAACTTACCACTAGATGCTTATCAATGGTATTTAGAACTACGTCAATACGGTTCTGTACCGCATTCTGGATTCGGTCTTGGATTAGAGCGAACGGTGGCGTGGATTAGTGGTGTTGAACACGTTCGTGAGACGATTCCGTTTCCACGTCTTCTTAACCGTCTGTATCCGTAA